In a single window of the Rhodoferax saidenbachensis genome:
- a CDS encoding tectonin domain-containing protein, producing the protein MKRLFLALLCWASLVAHAQNAAERLAWTALRGTAMDLSVGADGTAFSLDLEGLVWMRRPGPSTGWLSLPGAFRRIDAASERNAWAVDAEGAVWRYNGTYWQPVPAPKAMDVGVGAAGMVYVVTTEGGLARFDTRAGFIAVTGAPKAITRVDVDNRDLPWVVLADASIQMFDGRTWAKLPGRAQDISAGVRNSAFMVSPEHQPFRWNPALSTWGPLLAVAELVAAGPENKPWIVTPEGSIFTNDTGTPQKVARPTTDLSVFTKNMAWRRVQGKAKVLSISAKGQAVALGPDGEVWQWKGKDLWQRLPGAFERIALAPSGQPMAVTAQGRIFSYRGSQWVEVPGQALDIAITPQGVIWILRPDGSPAYWDVVAGWVSLNAPVGALRLAVGSSNAPWVVTREGQVLSYAPEGWKARDGVVATDLAIGPDGDVFVVTKDRTLARFDDFLQRWEALNTEAVALAVGPGDKPWVVNTRGEIYASSLFEEPVPSGGECSGAVGGKLPDFKQTDFRQVLGAARSLAIGKDGNVMAIDTDSNLGQWRNTTQRFKAFPGQMVRVAVAPDGKPWGVTAKGEIWRHDGSKWLLVRSIFTARDVAVACNGTVMAAASDESLYKYNAATDAFEKVVPPRLDDPAPKGKKLALDGAGRPWTIRDDWIYRCDVQPCERQALRAKEIAIGPEGTLLAVDMDGNLQSFNVRDNRWDRSGPTGVVAVAVGPGGKPWIVRNGTEVWASATFNRKEDKDDTVAASTQSTPVNTTTTVSPFTFSTTLVFDEVPYKGAGFPTAIHAIGIGASGKVMAARGTGAAAIVAYDPAQQAFVPGGLPMMPGGELDGIAVGQADSLWTWRHPVNGSVSGGIWAYKNNSWQAVNGVAALGISDVPLPAFTKRWLDLAALGDGSVYVMGPDTGGAGVQESTLYRYNPVSNLFAATSFQLPGNEDAMAVEPTGVVWLVRSDTNSPYTRRAFQYINNAFFERPPPAGITLCPTFPATDRALPGCMASGANGSVFAIGLQGASPRLLRWNAASLQWDVVMTSPVVTQIRYLAVAPDGRPWMIASTDGVTFKVYKAR; encoded by the coding sequence GTGAAACGCCTTTTCTTGGCTTTGCTGTGTTGGGCAAGCCTTGTCGCGCATGCCCAAAACGCAGCGGAACGTCTGGCCTGGACTGCGCTGCGTGGCACCGCTATGGACCTGTCAGTGGGCGCCGACGGCACTGCGTTCTCGCTGGACCTGGAGGGTCTGGTGTGGATGCGCCGCCCCGGGCCCAGCACCGGTTGGCTTAGCCTTCCCGGTGCCTTCCGGCGCATAGACGCCGCCTCCGAGCGCAATGCCTGGGCGGTGGATGCCGAGGGTGCTGTATGGCGCTACAACGGCACGTATTGGCAGCCCGTGCCCGCACCCAAGGCGATGGATGTGGGCGTGGGTGCTGCGGGCATGGTCTACGTGGTGACGACAGAAGGGGGCCTGGCGCGCTTCGATACCCGCGCCGGATTTATCGCTGTGACCGGAGCGCCCAAGGCGATAACCCGCGTCGATGTGGATAACCGCGACCTGCCCTGGGTCGTGCTGGCGGATGCAAGCATCCAGATGTTTGACGGCCGGACCTGGGCCAAACTGCCCGGCCGCGCGCAGGACATTTCTGCGGGCGTGCGCAACAGCGCATTCATGGTCAGCCCGGAGCACCAGCCGTTTCGCTGGAACCCGGCGTTGAGCACCTGGGGCCCGCTGCTGGCCGTGGCCGAACTGGTGGCCGCAGGCCCGGAGAACAAACCCTGGATCGTCACGCCGGAAGGCTCCATATTCACCAATGACACCGGCACGCCGCAGAAAGTGGCCCGGCCGACGACCGACCTGAGCGTGTTCACCAAAAACATGGCCTGGCGCCGTGTGCAGGGCAAGGCCAAAGTATTGAGCATCTCTGCCAAAGGCCAGGCCGTGGCACTGGGGCCGGATGGTGAGGTCTGGCAGTGGAAAGGCAAGGACCTGTGGCAACGCTTGCCCGGTGCCTTTGAGCGCATCGCGTTGGCACCCTCGGGTCAGCCCATGGCGGTGACGGCACAGGGTCGCATCTTCAGTTACCGTGGTTCGCAATGGGTCGAGGTGCCGGGGCAGGCGCTGGACATTGCGATCACACCGCAAGGCGTGATCTGGATATTGCGCCCCGATGGCAGCCCCGCGTATTGGGATGTGGTGGCAGGTTGGGTTTCGCTCAATGCGCCGGTCGGCGCACTGCGCCTGGCGGTGGGTTCGTCCAATGCGCCCTGGGTGGTGACGCGTGAAGGCCAGGTGCTGAGTTACGCGCCCGAGGGTTGGAAGGCCCGTGATGGCGTGGTGGCCACCGACCTGGCCATCGGCCCCGATGGAGATGTGTTTGTGGTCACCAAAGACCGCACGCTTGCACGTTTTGACGACTTCTTGCAGCGCTGGGAGGCCCTCAACACCGAGGCCGTGGCGCTGGCCGTGGGCCCAGGCGACAAACCCTGGGTGGTGAATACCCGCGGCGAGATTTATGCGTCATCGCTGTTTGAAGAGCCGGTGCCGAGTGGTGGCGAATGCAGTGGGGCAGTGGGCGGCAAGCTGCCGGACTTCAAGCAGACCGATTTCCGACAGGTGCTGGGTGCGGCACGTAGCCTGGCGATTGGCAAGGATGGCAATGTGATGGCCATCGACACCGACAGCAACCTGGGCCAGTGGCGCAACACCACGCAACGCTTCAAAGCCTTTCCGGGCCAGATGGTACGCGTCGCCGTGGCCCCTGACGGCAAGCCCTGGGGCGTGACTGCCAAGGGCGAGATCTGGCGCCACGACGGCAGCAAGTGGCTGCTGGTGCGCAGCATCTTCACGGCGCGCGACGTGGCGGTGGCCTGCAATGGCACGGTGATGGCCGCGGCCAGTGATGAGTCGCTCTACAAATACAACGCCGCGACCGATGCGTTTGAGAAAGTCGTGCCACCACGCCTGGACGACCCCGCGCCCAAGGGCAAGAAGCTCGCGCTGGACGGGGCTGGCCGGCCCTGGACCATCCGCGACGACTGGATCTACCGCTGCGATGTGCAACCCTGCGAGCGCCAGGCCTTGCGCGCCAAAGAGATTGCCATTGGCCCCGAAGGCACACTGCTGGCGGTGGATATGGATGGCAACCTGCAGTCCTTTAACGTCCGCGACAACCGCTGGGACCGCAGTGGCCCGACAGGTGTGGTGGCGGTAGCCGTCGGTCCTGGCGGTAAGCCATGGATCGTGCGTAACGGCACCGAGGTTTGGGCCAGCGCGACGTTCAACCGCAAGGAAGACAAGGATGACACGGTTGCTGCATCCACCCAGAGCACGCCTGTGAATACGACTACCACGGTGTCGCCATTCACCTTCTCCACCACACTGGTGTTTGATGAAGTGCCCTACAAAGGCGCGGGTTTCCCCACGGCGATCCATGCCATTGGCATCGGCGCCAGCGGCAAGGTGATGGCGGCACGCGGTACAGGGGCTGCGGCCATCGTGGCGTACGACCCGGCGCAGCAGGCTTTTGTGCCTGGCGGCTTGCCCATGATGCCGGGCGGCGAGCTCGATGGCATTGCCGTTGGCCAGGCCGACAGTCTGTGGACCTGGCGCCACCCGGTGAACGGCTCTGTGAGCGGCGGAATCTGGGCCTACAAGAACAATAGCTGGCAGGCCGTGAATGGTGTGGCCGCACTGGGCATCAGCGATGTACCGCTGCCGGCCTTTACCAAGCGCTGGCTGGACCTGGCAGCCCTGGGCGACGGCAGCGTGTACGTGATGGGGCCCGACACTGGCGGCGCTGGTGTGCAGGAGAGTACGTTGTACCGCTACAACCCGGTCAGCAACCTGTTTGCTGCGACCAGCTTCCAACTGCCCGGCAATGAAGACGCGATGGCCGTGGAACCCACGGGAGTGGTCTGGCTGGTGCGTTCCGACACCAACAGCCCGTACACACGCCGCGCCTTCCAGTACATCAACAACGCCTTCTTTGAACGCCCGCCACCGGCTGGCATCACGCTGTGCCCGACCTTTCCGGCCACAGACCGAGCGCTGCCGGGGTGCATGGCCTCGGGTGCCAATGGCTCGGTGTTTGCCATCGGCCTGCAAGGTGCCTCACCACGCCTGCTGCGCTGGAATGCGGCCAGCCTGCAGTGGGATGTGGTGATGACCTCGCCCGTGGTGACGCAGATCCGTTATCTGGCCGTGGCCCCCGATGGCCGTCCCTGGATGATTGCCAGCACGGACGGTGTGACCTTCAAGGTCTACAAGGCACGTTGA
- a CDS encoding type II and III secretion system protein, with protein sequence MSHLLPITLFPLSSCALALPGRRAGTVLSVLLSVGLAGCDTLGSLARSEPDSPLASAQPNTNLYSSIPKEKLNTAPRMLAAEGIKALDAKDYKKASDLFNLAVKTDMSNSYLHFLNAVAYQMRGLAGESNLFPLAEQGFEMATQFDASNWLARYYSGLLAMQQRDFAKAKLRLADAALYAGNEPELLYDLAVAAYYDRDPKVAAAALEGLRTAMEARPEDPTVLRASAIVAASLNNKDEAENYLSRLRKAAVGADDVKQVELRVDSWLRSYQRAGMMKTQNRSGGAQGFTQTQFPSNNFPGAGGNTGFPSAGANNPYGNTMQGGMPGMQGLPGMLGQGGMGGGTGFVERQMAVVDVSIISTEEDNTQAMGVNLLDGLKIQFGNPLSQTPAFSSSGGGSTTTDNLNSANNTSTNSSVITRLIQVPALTYSLNIANANAKRNEVLARPTLVALGNMPSNFFSGQDIVGAAVSGGQGSSVQIQKEVGVKLSVTPEFLPDNLIKLNVIAERTFLAIPSTSVKFDFRLDTNKTMVNANVVMKFGETLILSGLSERDQTKDRDGVPVLQDVPIVQYLFSRNVTRDYYKSVLILLTPRRTQYTNRAEADIAAERATMSASEVAMAEFEDKYKPWFKPTPNVGEITKALEGGTMYREFRTGDIAASWNRIESTEERLRAAVRFLYY encoded by the coding sequence ATGTCCCACTTGCTCCCGATCACCCTGTTTCCCCTTTCTTCCTGCGCGCTGGCCTTGCCCGGGCGCAGGGCGGGCACTGTGCTGTCGGTGTTGCTGTCGGTGGGCCTGGCGGGCTGCGACACCTTGGGCAGCCTTGCCAGGAGTGAGCCCGATAGCCCATTGGCCAGCGCCCAACCCAATACCAACCTCTACAGCAGTATTCCCAAGGAAAAGCTAAACACCGCGCCGCGCATGCTGGCGGCAGAGGGCATCAAGGCGCTGGACGCCAAGGACTACAAGAAGGCTTCGGACCTGTTCAACCTGGCGGTCAAGACCGACATGTCGAACTCCTACCTGCACTTCCTGAACGCCGTGGCCTACCAAATGCGTGGCCTGGCCGGTGAGAGCAACCTGTTCCCGCTGGCCGAGCAGGGTTTCGAGATGGCGACCCAGTTTGACGCTTCCAACTGGCTGGCGCGCTACTACAGCGGCTTGCTGGCCATGCAGCAGCGTGACTTTGCCAAGGCCAAGCTGCGCCTGGCCGATGCCGCGCTGTACGCTGGCAACGAGCCCGAACTGTTGTACGACCTGGCCGTGGCCGCCTACTATGACCGCGACCCCAAAGTGGCCGCCGCAGCGCTGGAAGGTCTGCGCACCGCTATGGAGGCGCGCCCCGAAGACCCGACTGTGTTGCGCGCCTCGGCCATCGTGGCGGCATCGCTCAACAATAAAGATGAGGCTGAAAACTACCTGAGCCGCCTGCGCAAGGCGGCTGTGGGGGCTGATGATGTGAAGCAGGTAGAGCTGCGTGTCGACTCGTGGCTGCGCAGCTACCAGCGCGCCGGCATGATGAAGACCCAAAACCGCAGCGGCGGCGCGCAGGGCTTCACCCAGACGCAGTTTCCGTCCAACAACTTCCCCGGCGCTGGTGGCAACACCGGTTTCCCTTCGGCTGGTGCCAACAACCCATACGGCAACACCATGCAGGGCGGCATGCCAGGAATGCAAGGCCTGCCGGGCATGCTAGGGCAGGGCGGCATGGGCGGTGGCACTGGCTTCGTCGAAAGGCAGATGGCGGTAGTCGACGTCAGCATCATCAGCACGGAAGAAGACAACACCCAGGCCATGGGTGTGAATTTGCTGGACGGCTTGAAGATCCAGTTCGGCAACCCCCTGTCGCAAACACCGGCTTTCTCCAGTAGTGGCGGTGGCAGCACCACTACCGACAACCTGAATTCCGCCAACAACACCAGCACCAACAGCAGCGTGATCACGCGCCTGATTCAGGTGCCTGCGTTGACCTACAGCCTGAACATCGCCAACGCCAACGCCAAGCGCAACGAAGTGCTGGCCCGGCCCACGTTGGTGGCGCTGGGCAATATGCCGTCCAACTTCTTCTCGGGCCAGGACATCGTGGGCGCTGCCGTGTCGGGCGGGCAGGGCAGCTCGGTGCAGATCCAGAAGGAAGTGGGAGTCAAGCTCTCTGTCACACCCGAGTTTTTGCCGGACAACCTGATCAAGCTCAACGTGATTGCCGAGCGCACCTTCCTGGCCATCCCCAGCACCAGCGTGAAGTTCGACTTCCGGCTGGACACCAATAAGACCATGGTGAACGCCAATGTGGTGATGAAGTTTGGCGAAACGTTGATCCTCTCCGGCCTGTCCGAACGTGACCAGACCAAGGACCGCGATGGTGTGCCCGTGCTGCAGGACGTGCCCATCGTGCAGTATCTGTTCTCGCGCAACGTCACGCGGGACTACTACAAGTCGGTGTTGATCCTGCTCACGCCGCGGCGCACGCAGTACACCAACCGTGCCGAGGCCGACATTGCCGCAGAGCGTGCCACCATGTCGGCCAGCGAGGTGGCCATGGCCGAGTTTGAAGACAAGTACAAGCCCTGGTTCAAACCCACGCCCAACGTTGGAGAAATCACCAAAGCGTTAGAGGGTGGCACGATGTACCGTGAGTTCCGCACCGGGGACATTGCAGCCTCTTGGAACCGCATCGAAAGCACCGAAGAGCGCCTGCGCGCAGCGGTTCGCTTTTTGTACTACTAA